Proteins encoded in a region of the Veillonella parvula genome:
- a CDS encoding 2-oxoacid:ferredoxin oxidoreductase subunit beta gives MTTAKDYRNDIRPNWCPGCGHYGVQAAITDAVVAKNIPPEKLAVISGIGCSSRIGGYFYAYGAHTTHGRALPYAQGVKLANQDLEVIAFSGDGDAFAIGMGHTIHAFKRNVNMTYVVMDNHVYGLTKGQASPRSDIGFVTKTTPHGAFESPLSVCETAIAAGATFVAQSYMVNRKELVDLIQQAMDHEGFSFINVFSPCVTYNKRNSYDWFKEHLVALPEGYDPTDRATALKTLGDTDGLVTGLIYQNTSKPSFEKAMAAANGGPHPRPLTEDVVKPDQALFDSLCNQFK, from the coding sequence ATGACAACAGCTAAAGATTACAGAAATGATATTCGTCCTAACTGGTGTCCAGGCTGTGGCCATTATGGGGTTCAAGCGGCGATTACTGATGCTGTAGTAGCGAAAAATATTCCACCAGAAAAATTAGCCGTAATTTCCGGTATTGGTTGTTCTAGCCGTATCGGTGGCTATTTCTATGCTTATGGTGCGCATACAACTCATGGCCGTGCGCTTCCTTATGCGCAAGGCGTTAAGCTTGCTAACCAAGACTTAGAAGTTATTGCATTTTCCGGTGACGGTGATGCGTTTGCTATCGGTATGGGTCACACCATTCATGCTTTTAAACGTAATGTAAACATGACATATGTAGTAATGGATAACCATGTATATGGTTTGACTAAAGGTCAAGCATCCCCTCGTTCTGACATCGGTTTTGTTACAAAAACAACTCCTCATGGTGCGTTTGAGTCTCCATTGTCCGTTTGTGAAACTGCGATTGCAGCAGGTGCTACATTTGTAGCGCAAAGCTATATGGTGAATCGTAAAGAGCTCGTTGATTTGATTCAACAAGCTATGGATCATGAGGGCTTCTCCTTCATCAATGTATTTAGCCCATGTGTTACATACAACAAACGCAATAGCTATGATTGGTTCAAAGAACATTTAGTAGCATTGCCTGAAGGTTATGACCCAACAGATCGTGCAACAGCGCTTAAAACTTTGGGTGATACTGATGGTTTGGTTACAGGCCTTATCTATCAAAATACATCTAAACCTTCCTTTGAAAAAGCAATGGCTGCAGCAAATGGCGGACCACATCCTCGTCCATTGACTGAAGATGTTGTAAAACCTGACCAAGCATTATTTGATAGTCTTTGCAATCAATTTAAATAA